The Methanobrevibacter sp. genome includes the window GATATTTCACCTGCTCTTGAATATGAATAATCATTTGGAATAGAAATATAGTGTCCAGGTTCCAGTTTGCCTGTTTTGAGCTTGTCAACATTGGCAAAACCGTAATTACCGTTAGGTGCCTTAATTACAACATGTCCTCTACCGTAAGGCTGTTTCAACTTCTGAATTTTTTCCAGACTTTCAGTTGAGATAGTATTGTCTTTTGTAATCATATCTGCGGTTATATTTTCAGCTATTTGATTGTCTATGCCGTCATCTGTTCCGCCTAATCCTATAATCCATCCGTTTTCAGTAATGATTACATGGCAAAAATAGTTGTTGTCTGTCTTATATTGCTTTATTGCAGGCATTCCATGCCAATTAATCTTTTCAATATGAATATCAGCATCCAAATCGGAATCACGCCTGTAGGACATCAGTGTGTTGTTTCCATCTTCCTGCAGAATAATGGAACAGCACCCAATCATGTCAGTTTCATTGTTATTTTGTAAAACAATAGGCAAATCATCATTATTTTGATAATCTGAGACAGAAAAAGCACCGATTGTTGAAATAAAAATAATAAAAATACTTAATATAAAAATTTTCTTAGCCAAATTCATAAAAACCCATAATAAAATTGTTACAATTATATATTAGGCCAATATACTATTTAAATTCATTTAATTTTTATATTAAGTTTCTAAACGTTAATTAAATCTGAAACTGTTGGCTTTCAATTTCTGTTTCATTTGCTCACGGTCAATGTGAATATACTTGTCTGTTGTTTGAGAGTTGGAATGGCCTGCAATGGACTGTACCTCGGCTACTGTTAATATTTCAGCATAATGGGACAGTGCAGTGTGTCTTAGAATGTGGACACTGACATTTTTGGAGTAATTTACAGGACAGTCAATTCCCTCACTTTTTATTCTCTCATCACATTCACGTGCATGTTTTTTAATGATATCCTGAACACCACGCTTTCCTATACGGTTTCCTTTAATGTTGGTAAAGAGCTCTTCACGTGTTACCTCTTCAGCTGCCTTTTTTCTCTGAATGACCGGCCTGTAGACATCGTGAGTGTTTTTTCTAAGCTTTGTGATCCTGTCCATCATCATATCATTCAGGCTTACCAATGTATCGAAGGTTATGAATGTTGTACGGTCTTTAAGCTCACCTTTTGTGGTTTCTGCACGCAGATAAACATCAATGAACTCATTTGAATCTGATGGAAGTTCATAAAAACCGTTTTCATCAATTGGAACCTGAATATCAGACTTGTTTAGAAGCACAAGTTCCTTAAGCCTCATCCCGGAATCAATGAAAGTTCTGCAAATCGCGTAATCTCTTTTGTTTCCGCTCTGTTCGATTGTATCTAAAAAGAAATTGGATTGTGGCCATGTCAGGGATATTTTTTCTATTCTTTTTTTGGCAGTTTCTGGATCTTCTGCTTTTACTTCAATAATATCCTTCATTTTGATGGTTTCATGGTTGATTTCTTCCTGAACATCTTCTGAGTTTATGAATTCCAAAATGTTCATCATATATGTCTTGACAGTAGTCCTTTTATTCCCACGTTTTTTTAGACAGTACCTACGATAATGTCTTAATTGCTTTTTCACATTGCTACTGTTAAGCTCGTCTATTCCTTCGTTTTCAAGATATTCAATGAATTTGGATATATTAAATGTCTGTTTTTTGATTGTTTCTTCAGTTAAGTTTTTTACCTCTTGCTTTTCTTCCAAGTATTCATCTAGGTAGTCTGTTAGCTCATCAACTTCTATCATAAGCTTTCTCTCCCCTAAATTTCTATACCTAACCCTTGTATATACTATTGTTTTTTTGAGTATATAAATACTTCGTATCTTTTCTTTTTTACTGTATATTATTACATAAAATATACGTTCTCTTTATATATAAAATTTGGTCAATTTGGAGTTTCATTTGGAAATGTCAGAAGTGAAGTAATACATATACATCAAGCGGTTTCGAAATGGTGATTTCTTCAAGTTTTGGATTTGTAATATAAAAAAAGAAAAAAGTAATAATTAATTTTTGGATATTAAAATAAAAATATAATGAATATGAACTTCATGTTATTTTGATTATCTATGTGGATATACTCCATTTTTTTCATATTCATTTTTTAACCAAGTTCGTAAAATTGAATCAACAATTTGATATTTTCGTTTTGAATAATTACCTCCAAAAGATACGTTTCAAACAGTAATGGTATAATATTATATTGTAGAGTGAATCATTAATACTACTATGAGGGAGGACATCCTATATGGAGGTTCTCCCTCTTTTTTTATTTAAGTGTTTTCGTGTTTTTCATTTAAGTAATTTCTTATTATATTAATTTCTTCTTAGCCTCAGTAAACTCCTCATCAGATAACAAACCCCGTTCATGTAATTCTCCTAAACGAATTAACCTATCCATATCTGATTCAGCTTTATCTTTCTCTTCTTGTTTTTCAGCTGCGGCTTCATCTTCAGCCATACGCTGTTCACATAACGCAACAAACCTACCAAACAATTCACGGATAGCCATATAATTAGGATTAGTAGCCCTCAATGATATCTCACCACTAGTAGTAACTAATTTAAACTCCGCATTAATCATACCCACATTATATGGTGCGTCTAAACTATAAATATCAGTATACCTAAAGATTTCCCCTGTTAACTGAAATCTCATACCTTCTTCAGTCATAAATAATATGGTTGGTTTATAAATTAGTTTACCATAATTACCCATAGCTATTAGTTTCCCTGTGGTTCCCATCATAGAACCTGCTACGATTTCATCAGCTCCATGAGTACCTATGGCTACTTCAACTGGTACACCATTTTCTAGTATGTTTTGTATTCTTTCTTCCGGTACTTTATACTCTTCAGGTTCTTTCTTTTTACGTCTAAATAAACCCATGATTATAACACCTCTCTATTACTGATTTATGCTTATCCGGTTTATATAAAATTAACTAGAAAAACAAGGGGTGACAAGAAATCTTTTTTATTCATTTAACACTATTTGAATATCAGTATCACTTAAGCCGTATAATTTAAAAATGAGATCATTAATTTCATTTTCTAGAGAGGATATTCTGTTATTCAATAAAATACAATCTTTTAAACTATTATTAAATTCATTTTCTAATATGTCATGATATTTGCGATTATCTAATTTATTATTTTGGGTGATGATGATGTTTAAAAAATCTTCAAAATCATATTTAGTGAAATCAACATCATCTAGTACAATATCAAATTTTCTTTTTAACCATTTGGCAAATGAGTTTAATTCATTTGCATACTCTTTATTATATTCTATTATTTCATCGACAAGAATTATAATTTCATTTTGTGTTTCTTTATCAACTGAAGGTATTGGTATTAATCTTAAGGAATCAGGATTAATGTCTTTATTTTTAACTCCACGTATTTGATTCAATAAGTATAATCCCATCTTTGAATTAATTATAGCTAACAAATATTTTAATGAAACCTCCTCTGAATTAGCTTCCAACTCCTCACGAGTACCCATTTCATATTTAGTAATTGTTGATGAAATGCTTCTATTTTTGACGCCGTTTAAATCTTTCCAGAGGGTGCAAATTCTTAAGGTTTGGTCACAATATAAATCAGGTTCCCCATAGATAGCTTTAATCTTTCCTAATTTGTTAATTAATATTTTTTCATTAGTATATAACTCATTGAATGTTGGTCGTCTTATTTTATCAGGTACTCTTTCAGTATCCCATTCAAGATATTTGATTGTGTTAATACGATATTTATCAATATATTTTCCTTCAGTGTAATCTTTAACATGTATCTCCGAGAATGTATCTGATATTAAATCTTCTTTAACAAATTCTCCTTTAGCTTTTTTCTCATGAGCATTTAAAACCATACCTACACTTATATAACAGTATTCTCCTAATGTTTTTAGATTTGATAAATCAGCGTCAATTTTAACTTTATCTTCCAAATCATAAATGTAAGATTGCTTGTTTAATAATAAATCTTTATGTCGCTTATTATGGGAGTAGTATATCTTTGAATTTTTTATTTTAAAAATTGGAATATTTTCGTTTATAGACGATTTTGATATTACAGGTATTAGGTTTTTAACTGCTGCATCTTTAAATATTTTTTCATCTGTTAGATCCACTAATTGTTCTATGGAATAATTATTGTAAATTTTTTCTCTTAATTTTTTTCCATATTCTTGGTCTACAAATGGATATGGTATTATCATACTAAAGTAACCATTTTCTTTAAGAAGATTTAGGCTATGTTCTATGAATGGTATGTATAAATCCCATTTTTTATATAAGCATTCGTATAATCCACAATTGTTAATATATTCTCTTTCTAATGGTTTGGTTTCGCTATGTAATTTGGCATTTACATATGGTGGATTTCCTATAATAATATCGAATCCACCTTCTGCGAATACTTCTGGAAATTCTGTTTCCCAATTAAAAGCAGTGCCTGGAGCGACAGTTTCATCACTGACTAAACTGTTACCACATTTAATATTCTTATCTAAATCAGGTAACTTAACATTTCTTTTAGCTACATTTAGGAACATTGCTAGTTTAGATATTTCAACACTTTCCTCGTTAACATCTACCCCGTAAATATTATCTATTAAAATTCTTCTACGGACTTCTTCATCAGACCATTTATCCAGGTTAGTTTCACTTTCTAAAAATTTAATATCATTAATATCCCTGTGTATCTTTAGAAGTATTTCGGTGGCTTTATTTAAGAATGCTCCGCTGCCACATGAAATGTCTAATATTCTAATATTTCTAATTTTTTCATCCAATACATCAATGTCATCCATATATTCATTTATTAGTTGATATATATTTGTTGAATGTCCTGTTTTACTTAGATAGGGGAGGATGGTGTTTCGGCATATGTAATCTGTTATGAATTCAGGAGTATAAAAAACACCATCCCTTTTTCTTAGTTCAGAGTTATCATTTTTTAATTCTTCAATATCACCAATACTATTTTCAAATATATGTCCTAATATATTAACGTTTAATTCTGAAGTGAAATCAAAGGAGGATATGATTAGTAAGTTTTTAAATATGGGATTAATATTTTCTTCTAGTTTAAATAATTCCTCTACATCTGTGAATTCTTCTTTAAATTTCCAGTTGGTTAAACAGGATTGGAAAAAGGTTTCATGGTCCGGAACATAATCTCGGATTTTAAGGAATCTTAAACTTTCTTTAAATAATCCTCCATTAAATTCAGGAATCTTTTTATTTGGATTGCCTCCATCAACAAATCTGAATAATTTAGTTAATTCATTCCATAATTCATAATCGTATAAATCATGATTTTCAATTAGTAAAGCTATTGTATTGAATGATATTGCAGATGGGAGCAAGTATTCATCTTCAGCAAAACAGATAAAGATGTATCGGTTTAATATTAATTGGGCGTAATGTATTGCGTCATTGTGGGATATGTCATTACTGTATTCTAATTCTTTTATGAGCATTGCCCTTGTTTCACTAAATAGCTTATAAAAACTATCTTCAAATTTCCGTTCTATTATCTGAGTATTTTCTAGAAGTTGTGTGGGGAGATTTAGTTCTATTAATGATGGTTTACTGAATACTAATAAGAATTTTTTTAGTATTTCTTCGTCGAGGTTATCTCTAAATTTAAATGAAATATATTTGTTTGTTGAACTGGGATTGAATAATCTAAATTCATCGTAGTTACTTACTATTGCCCATTTGGTTTCTTCTTTTGCACTTGCATATACTGTTGCTTGGTCTATTGGACTTTCTTGCCGATTATATCTTTTGTTTAAGTCTTTCGTATCAGTTCCTTTCAATTCCATTACAGCATAATCTTTTTTGTTTTGTTGTAATGTGAATTCTACTGGACGAGAGTTATCTGTTGGAGATTGTTCAAATTTTATATCTTCTTTTAAGTCATATCCTAGTAAATCTTTTAGGATTACTTCGGCGAATATGAAATAGTTTTCTCGTTCTTTTGTTAATTCTTCTTTGTCCAGTTTGTCCGACCAAACGATTATGGGTTCCGTTTCGGGATTGTTTATCTTTAACGTTTTTTGGTATTTTTCGATGAAAGTTTTCATTAGTTTTTCATCGAAGATATTATTTTCCAGTTGATGCTTAGTTTCAGCCATTATGATAACCTAACATACAATAATTAATCACTTAATTTATTGTATATATTATTTGGTTAAAAAATATATCGAAAAAAAGAGACCCTGACAAAAAAATAAAAAAAATAAAAAAAAGTTTTAATGGAGTTTTGAATAATTACCTCCAAAAGATACGTTTCAAACAAAAGAAAGCAAAGAAACTAGGAAACAATAAGCTAGTGGCAATGTATACAATGGCGGTGATTAAAGACAATAAGTCTTTGGATTTCCTTCCAAACTATGTAACATTAAAAAACGGCCTTCAGATAGATAAGGCTGAATACATTGACATGACCATAAGAACAGAAGCATACATTACTGCTAACAAAAGACTTCCAGCTATTGTATATAGGATGTCCAAACTTCCTGACTACAAAGACACCACAATGAATTTCTTTATCAAAACCTTCAATTATAAAGGCAATACCATTGATGAGGCTTTAGCTATTATAGCAAAGAAGAAATTATATAGCAAGTACTTTGATTCACAAAAAACAGACAAACAAACCATTAATGATGCAAGTAAAGGTAAAGGCTCCAACTGTGTGGACTGGGGACAAGTATATTACCGTATCGCCAAATCATTGGGCTATGACGTGCAGTTTGTCCATGTTAAATGCCGTGTAAGCGGTACCGGCCATATCAGGTTAAGGCTAAGACATAAGAAACATACTGAAGGTAACTGGATTAACAGAGACCCTGCAGCAGTGGCCGACAGTACTGATGGTAATGTCAGATCCATCTGGTGCAGTGACGGAAACCTAATAGCATATGATCCAAGTTGGATATTCACAGATTTATACTCAAGTTAGGTGATAAAATGAATTGCGGAGAAATGATTGAAGAATTAAAGAAATTCCCAAAAGATAAACCGATAAAGATTATGGGATGGTACAGTATTGCAGAAACAGATGACCCTGAAGACATTAACAGTATATGTTATCTCCAAGAAGTTGACATTGACACATTAGAAGTCACAGGCAAAATAACCGACTTTGTAGCTATTGTCAGCGATAAGTATCATGAAATAGCAAGTGAATTTCCATAAATAACATTAACACCACCATCACCAATGAATAAATTCTTTTGTATATAAAAAATATGGAACATTTTATATAATAATATATATAATATATAGACTCATGAATATCAAAGAGCTGGTTGTCGAAACCTTAAAAGAAAACAAAAAATTGATAATAGGATTATATGCTTTATTTATTATAGTATTCATTGCCACATGGATTATGATGGCGCCTAAAGTGGCAAATATGCCCACTAATGCAACTGCAGTAAGTACACTTGGTCCAGATAGCAGTGCTTTGGAGCTATTTATCCACAATGAATCTTCAGGGCTTATGACATACATAGGATCAATATTCTTTGGAATTTTAGCAATTGTAATGATTATATACAATGGTTATAGCATAGGAATGATGGGACCACTCTTCGCTAAGATACTACCTCATGGAGGCATCATGTATATACTTTACCTGATTCCACATGGAATATTTGAAATAACAGGAACGGTTCTTGACTCTACAGCAGGTTTATTACTTTTCCTAT containing:
- a CDS encoding tyrosine-type recombinase/integrase, with product MIEVDELTDYLDEYLEEKQEVKNLTEETIKKQTFNISKFIEYLENEGIDELNSSNVKKQLRHYRRYCLKKRGNKRTTVKTYMMNILEFINSEDVQEEINHETIKMKDIIEVKAEDPETAKKRIEKISLTWPQSNFFLDTIEQSGNKRDYAICRTFIDSGMRLKELVLLNKSDIQVPIDENGFYELPSDSNEFIDVYLRAETTKGELKDRTTFITFDTLVSLNDMMMDRITKLRKNTHDVYRPVIQRKKAAEEVTREELFTNIKGNRIGKRGVQDIIKKHARECDERIKSEGIDCPVNYSKNVSVHILRHTALSHYAEILTVAEVQSIAGHSNSQTTDKYIHIDREQMKQKLKANSFRFN
- a CDS encoding N-6 DNA methylase gives rise to the protein MAETKHQLENNIFDEKLMKTFIEKYQKTLKINNPETEPIIVWSDKLDKEELTKERENYFIFAEVILKDLLGYDLKEDIKFEQSPTDNSRPVEFTLQQNKKDYAVMELKGTDTKDLNKRYNRQESPIDQATVYASAKEETKWAIVSNYDEFRLFNPSSTNKYISFKFRDNLDEEILKKFLLVFSKPSLIELNLPTQLLENTQIIERKFEDSFYKLFSETRAMLIKELEYSNDISHNDAIHYAQLILNRYIFICFAEDEYLLPSAISFNTIALLIENHDLYDYELWNELTKLFRFVDGGNPNKKIPEFNGGLFKESLRFLKIRDYVPDHETFFQSCLTNWKFKEEFTDVEELFKLEENINPIFKNLLIISSFDFTSELNVNILGHIFENSIGDIEELKNDNSELRKRDGVFYTPEFITDYICRNTILPYLSKTGHSTNIYQLINEYMDDIDVLDEKIRNIRILDISCGSGAFLNKATEILLKIHRDINDIKFLESETNLDKWSDEEVRRRILIDNIYGVDVNEESVEISKLAMFLNVAKRNVKLPDLDKNIKCGNSLVSDETVAPGTAFNWETEFPEVFAEGGFDIIIGNPPYVNAKLHSETKPLEREYINNCGLYECLYKKWDLYIPFIEHSLNLLKENGYFSMIIPYPFVDQEYGKKLREKIYNNYSIEQLVDLTDEKIFKDAAVKNLIPVISKSSINENIPIFKIKNSKIYYSHNKRHKDLLLNKQSYIYDLEDKVKIDADLSNLKTLGEYCYISVGMVLNAHEKKAKGEFVKEDLISDTFSEIHVKDYTEGKYIDKYRINTIKYLEWDTERVPDKIRRPTFNELYTNEKILINKLGKIKAIYGEPDLYCDQTLRICTLWKDLNGVKNRSISSTITKYEMGTREELEANSEEVSLKYLLAIINSKMGLYLLNQIRGVKNKDINPDSLRLIPIPSVDKETQNEIIILVDEIIEYNKEYANELNSFAKWLKRKFDIVLDDVDFTKYDFEDFLNIIITQNNKLDNRKYHDILENEFNNSLKDCILLNNRISSLENEINDLIFKLYGLSDTDIQIVLNE
- a CDS encoding SHOCT domain-containing protein translates to MGLFRRKKKEPEEYKVPEERIQNILENGVPVEVAIGTHGADEIVAGSMMGTTGKLIAMGNYGKLIYKPTILFMTEEGMRFQLTGEIFRYTDIYSLDAPYNVGMINAEFKLVTTSGEISLRATNPNYMAIRELFGRFVALCEQRMAEDEAAAEKQEEKDKAESDMDRLIRLGELHERGLLSDEEFTEAKKKLI
- a CDS encoding stage II sporulation protein M, with amino-acid sequence MNIKELVVETLKENKKLIIGLYALFIIVFIATWIMMAPKVANMPTNATAVSTLGPDSSALELFIHNESSGLMTYIGSIFFGILAIVMIIYNGYSIGMMGPLFAKILPHGGIMYILYLIPHGIFEITGTVLDSTAGLLLFLFIWRFIKALRSSDTNGASDAFEKTKKTLIQSIVILVLAFCLTLIAAPIEAHLSTNIAQFFMHLLGLW